In the genome of Pontibacillus halophilus JSM 076056 = DSM 19796, one region contains:
- the pheS gene encoding phenylalanine--tRNA ligase subunit alpha — protein MKERLLELKTEALQLVEQAEDAKALQDVKVQYLGKKGPITEVLRGMGKLSAEERPVIGQLANEVRESIQGAIEEKQARFEKEALEKQLSEETIDVTMPGRPEPAGGPHLLTKIIEDMEDLFIGMGFNVAEGPEVEQDYYNFEALNLPKGHPARDMQDSFYITEELLLRTHTSSVQARTMENSEGKGPVKIICPGVVYRRDTDDATHSHQFTQAEGLYVDKHVRMSDLKGVLNEFAKHMFGDERDIRLRPSFFPFTEPSVEMDISCKVCGGEGCSVCKGTGWIEILGAGMVHPNVLEMAGYDSKEYTGFAFGIGVERIAMLKYGIEDIRHFYTNDVRFLNQFHKA, from the coding sequence ATGAAGGAACGTTTACTCGAATTGAAAACAGAAGCGCTACAGCTAGTAGAACAAGCTGAAGATGCTAAAGCGTTGCAAGATGTTAAAGTACAGTATTTAGGTAAAAAGGGGCCCATCACGGAAGTTCTGCGTGGGATGGGTAAATTGTCTGCTGAAGAACGCCCAGTCATAGGCCAACTTGCCAATGAGGTGCGTGAGTCCATCCAGGGTGCGATTGAAGAGAAGCAAGCTCGTTTCGAGAAAGAAGCGCTTGAGAAGCAGCTTTCTGAAGAAACAATCGACGTAACAATGCCGGGCCGCCCAGAGCCAGCGGGAGGTCCACATCTATTAACGAAGATTATCGAGGATATGGAAGATTTATTTATCGGTATGGGCTTTAATGTAGCGGAAGGTCCTGAAGTTGAGCAAGACTATTACAACTTTGAAGCGTTAAACCTGCCAAAAGGCCATCCGGCTCGTGATATGCAGGACTCGTTCTATATTACTGAGGAGCTTCTGCTTCGTACGCATACTTCTTCTGTTCAGGCTCGTACGATGGAGAACTCTGAAGGAAAAGGGCCAGTTAAAATCATTTGCCCTGGTGTCGTATATCGCCGAGACACAGATGATGCCACGCACTCTCACCAGTTTACACAAGCAGAAGGCCTCTATGTCGATAAGCACGTTCGAATGAGTGACCTTAAGGGTGTGTTAAATGAATTTGCGAAGCACATGTTCGGCGATGAACGAGACATCCGATTACGCCCTAGCTTCTTCCCATTCACAGAACCGTCTGTTGAAATGGATATCTCTTGTAAAGTATGTGGCGGAGAAGGCTGCTCTGTATGTAAAGGCACTGGCTGGATTGAAATTCTTGGTGCAGGGATGGTTCATCCGAACGTACTTGAGATGGCAGGGTATGACTCGAAAGAATACACAGGATTTGCATTTGGAATCGGAGTGGAACGTATTGCGATGTT